The stretch of DNA GCGCCCATGTTGTGCCCTGGTCTTCAGAGCGCCAGACATTTCCACGCATGCCGAAGATCAGAATGTTGCCGTCATCGAGCGTCATGCCACCCCAGAACGAGCCGAAATAGGGTGTCTTGATGGGTTCCCAGTTCGCGCCGCTGTCGAGAGACCGGAACACGAAGCCGGTTTCAGCCGCAATGAACATGGACCCATCAGGTCCTTCAAAGAGCGCATTGAGGTGTGGTTCGTACTCAAGACCTTCCAGCGGGGGAGGAGGATCGGGAATGACCGACTGGAGGTTCCAGGTCTCGCCACCATCCGTGGTAGACAGCGCGGTAGAGAACGCGCCTACCGCGACACCAGTGTTGGCGTCTGCGAAGCGAACCGAGAACAGAGGCATTTCAGCTTCTGCGTCGTCGTATTTCAGTTCCCAGTTTTCGCCACCGTCTTCTGTCTTGATGATGACGGCGTCATGGCCAACCGCGTAGCCGACTTTGTCATCAGCAAAATAGACCGATGTCAAAAGCGCCTGGGTTGGAACAGACGCTGCCTGGCGCCAGGTCGCGCCGTCATCGTCTGAAATCACAATGTGCCCAAACTGGCCAACAGCAACGATGCGTTCGCCAAGATCAGCGGCCGCAACCAGAAGCGTTTTGGAGGCAAGGTTGGAGGGCGTGGCGTAGCCTTTGGTTTCCAGCTCGCGGATTACCGCAGCTTCTGCCGGATCAACTGAAGGCACGGCCTGGGCAGGCACGGATGCAACGCCGGCGAGAACCAGCGCGGCAACGCCGCCTTTAAGTGCTGTGCGTAGTGTGCTCATGGGTCTAACTCAATCCACTCATTCGCCTCTCACACAAGAGGCATATACGTGCAGGTCCGGCATACAGAAAACAGATTGCCGCCGGTCTGACACTCGATTGCGTGTCTAATTCTGTGTCTAGCTCTAGGTCTATCCTACACCCTGAAACGGTTTCACCTAGCGTCAAATCGACCCCAAATCACGATGCTGAAACTATGGCTAACAGCCGCAGCCAGGCCTCGGTTGGGCGATGGAACCAGGTGAGATGGTCCAGGTTTTTGATGTGTATGGATGGACAGTAACAAACGGGCCGGACCTCGGGTATGAGGACCGGCCCGCCGTTGGATCGTACTTAGGCGTACAGCGACTTAGCGCACACCGAGCTGACGGATAGCCGAAGGCGTATACCGGTCAGGGTTGAGCTCATCGGCGAAGTAGTTCACGCCGGGCTCTTCGTTCTGCATGGCGAGTGACAGGTAACGACCGTTACCAGTGTCGTACACCACTTCAGTACCTGAACCACAGGTCGGTACGTTGTAACGCTGGATCGTGTGCAGTTCCTGCACGCGCCACAGCTCACCGCGACCGTCATAGAGTTCAGCCTGTGCCAGCTGCCACGCATCTTCATCCATGTGCTTCACACGACGGCTGTAGATGTGGCGGTTTTCAGCACGCAGGTTCGCTTCGATTGTCCACACACGGTGCAGTTCGTAACGAATGTTGTCCTGGTTCAGGTGACGAGCCTGGATGTACTGGTCGTATGGAGCTGTTTCAGCGTCATACGTGTTGTAGGCAATGATCTTTTCGCTCTTGCCCTTAACAGTCCAGTCAAACCGGTCTGGCGCGCCATTGTAGCCGTCAAACGAGTCTGAAGTAGACAGACCGTCTGAGTTCGTGCCCGGGTTGTCATACGCAATATTCGGAGCACGACGCACGCGACGTGTACCTGGTGAATACTGCCATGCCTTACGAGCATCGAGTGCACGGTTGAGGGTCTCATGCACCAGGATCACGCTACCAGCCGCACGCGCCGGAGCGGTCGTGTTGGCAATGTAGTAGATCGAGATGTTGTCGAGTTCCTCAGCTGCACCCTTGGAAGGGTCAGACCACTGAAGGATGGCTTCATCCTGAACCGTCTGCAGTGTGTAGTCGCCGGTTGCCGTAACAGGAGCAGCCGTAAACTGACGCGTCACCTTAAAGGCACGATAGCGCAGAGTGTGGTTCCAGATTGCTTCCAGACCAGAATTGATGATCGGGAAAGGCGAACCCATGATGCCTTTGCCAACACCATTACCGCCACCAACAAGTTCTGAAACAACAGCGTTATTCTTGTTTGCTTCATAAACGAATTCAGGGAACGCGCATGAGCGGCGTGTCTGATAGACGTTCATTTTGTAGGTGTCGTAGGTCGAAAGCAGTTTCTTGTAGCCTTCGGTCAGAACACCGTCGTACTGGCCCATGTTGCCAGAATTGATTGTGTACTGAACTGCGTCACCCGAGAACGGGTTCTGCAGACGGTCACCTGCATTGTAGGTAACGCCCGGAGGGGGTGTCGGCAGACCACCGGTCCATGCCGGGATCGCCCCGCCATTGCCGGCCTTCTCGCCACCCATCGGGTTGAGATCATTACCCAGGCGGTCTGCCTGAGCCTGCGGAACTGCTGCGAGAGCGGCTGACGCGCCGAGCGCTACACCACCTGCAATAGTAGCCGCAATAATGCCACTGGTTTTCATTGAGAATCTTCCTCCACTGAAGAGTTCGTTTGCGGCCATCCGGTTCACAGCATCACCTGCGCCTTAGGACCAATCGTGTTCCCCACGAGTTTTTGGTGTGACGCCCGGACCGCCTCAGGATTGAGACGGTCCGGTGTCAAAGTCGTTTTCAGTCTAACCTTAGAACGAGTAGCTCGCTGTGAGCGACACAAAGTCGTCATCAAGGTTGTTCTGATAGGTCTCGGAACCCATGAAGTCCGTGTAGCTCAGGCCAACACGCCATGTGCTCTGCAGGTTTGCAGTGACGCTGATGCCGATTGAACGACGGTCTTCAACAAAGTTGCCGAGCGGAGCTGGTGTGAAGCCCTCCAGGTCGTGACGGTACACGAGCTGTGGTGAGAGCGTCCAAGCAGTGCCGAAGGCATTGTTGTAGTCGAGACGTGTCAGGAGGATACCACCGTAAGACGTTTCAGTCGGACGGCAACCCTGACGGGTGTCGAGGTTCAGGATCGCGCCGAGCGGCAGATCCGTACCAGAGCGGCAAACTGGAGCGAGGCGGTTGAATTCAACCACTGCACCGGCAGCCTGCGTACCAGGCGATTCATCGGGAACACCAGGAACGTGCACGACGCCAAATTCCGTCACCAGGATACCGATGTCGGCACCCAGGAATTCGATGAGCGGGTTGGAGTTTGTGTACGTAGCCGTCGTACCGATCTGGAAGGTAAATACTTCCTCACGAACGAAGGCAGTTGGCGTACGACCAAAGTTCTCAGGCTTACAACCAGTAAGGTCGGTTGCGAGTGGCTGAGTACCTGGCTCTGTGGAAAGCGGCGAAATCGCCGTCCGCAGAACGTCACCGAAGGTGATGGCACCGACACACTGTGCACCAGCGGCAGAAATAGTCTGCTGCGTGGTGTCAACCTGCAGCGGCTGGTTTGGACGGTAGGACACTTCGCCCTGCACGCCCCAGTCGCCGACTGTGGTGTTGAAGCTGATACCCCAAAGCTCAATGTCTTCTGGGTAGATCAGTGTGGTTGACAGGTTCTGTGTCACGCCGATGTTTTCAACGCCATCCGGAGCGATCGGGATGTTACCCAGACCCGGAATTGCGATCGTCGTGGAGGTACCGATGAAGATACCGCACTTGATGAGCGCAACCTGACGCATGTTCACTGTGGACTGGCCAGCAGTGATACCCGCGAGATCAGCAACAGCAGTTGCGTTACCCAGAGCACCGTAAACAGCAGCAGCAGTTGAAGCCATGGCTGCAGCGGACGCATTCGGGTCAGCAACATTCACGCCTTCGAGGAAGCCACCATTGGCAAGTGAGGTATCCGCAAAGTCACGGTTACCAGCGCCAAGAAGCGCGCCACAAGCCTGTGCACCAGAAGCAATGGCCGTACCGGTGGAACCAGGAGCCTGAATGCTTGTTTCAACCTGAGCGATGCCGTCTGGCTTCACCTGGGCGATTGGCAGACGGGAGTGGTACTTCATGTAGTAGAAGCCAAACTCGGTTGAGTTCAGAGCTTCTGAGTACCAGCGAAGAGCAACACCGAACTGACCTTCGTCCTTGGCGTTGATGTCACGACCACGGGTCGTGCCTTCAAGAGCATGAACGTTGGACACATCGTCAACGATGTTCGTGCCGGTGCTGGCGCTAGTGTAGCCGTTCAGGAGAATTGTCTGAGCGGAGCCATCTGTCGGCAGGTTTGTCAGGTAATGCTGCGATGAAGCAGTGGAGCAACCCGTACCAACCAACTGAGCATAACGTGCAGCCTGACCAAGTGCCGCCGCAAGGTTACGCGTGGCGTTGGTTGTGTTGTCACAGTTACGCAGGTTTGGACCGGAGCGCAGTGAGCCGGAATAGAAACCGACACCCTGGTTACCACCGATGCTGGAGTTGGCATTCGCCACGTCTGAACCAGCGAACGGCGTACCGGCTGGATCAAGCTGGAATGGTTCCCAGTCAAGCTGGTAGAACGCTTCCAAAGACAGGTCGAATGGCAGACCCACAGAACCGTACAAGGCCCAGACCGGAATCAGGCCTTCCTTGATTTCCACACCTGGACGACGGAATGCGCTGACGTCAACTGGGTTGACCGCGTTGATGCCGTTGAAGATGAAGGTACCTTCACCCCAGGAGATAACCTGCTTACCAGCGCGGAAGTTGACCGGCAGGCTGCCGAGATCAAAGTCAGCTGACAGGTAAAGGTCGAGCAGGCGAATGTCGCGGCCCACTTCTTCCTTGTTGTTGTCGTCAATACCGAACCGGTTGTACGAGCTGTCATTATCCAAAACAGCGTCATAGAACTCCGTGGCACGGGCGAACAACGTGAAGTTGCGCCATGTGGCCTGGAAGTCGTGGTTGGCTTTGATGTTGGCAGACGTCAGATCGCCGGCACCGAAGTTCAAGAAACGGTCGTCCGTGTTGGGCGAGTCGTCAAAGTTGAACGGCACGACAGTGCCGCCAAGGGCACCGTTGTTTGTTGACGTCACCGGCGCAACAGATGCCGGGAAACCAAACAGGTTGGCAGTACCCGTAGGCACCAGAGTCGTAACGCCAATTGTGCTGGCCTCACGTGGGTCGAAGTTACCGCCGTTGAATTCTGTCAGGAACGCAGAGCGCGCATCCTTGGTCTTCATCTGAACACCGACGGAAACCGTCGTGTCAAAGAAGATTTTCAGTTCGCCGAACTCAGTAGACAAAGCATGTGCTTGTCCCCCTGAGACCAGCAGACCCACACCCACGGCACTGCCTAGGAGTGCGGATCGCAAATTGCGAGTAGTCATTTGAGCGATCCTCCTCGATCCTCGCTTATTAGACGTAATGACGAAGCTAGGAGGAGTAGGGGCTCTAAAATATAGAGCACGTTCCCTGTCCCCCCGGCCAGTCAGCATCCCTCGCGCCTAGACCACTGGATGACCCCCTGTGAGTCAACCCGATTGTGATGGAATGTGACGCCGCGATAACATCATTGGGTACGGGTATGGCTTTTTGGTCACGTTTTGAGCAGTTTTGTTAACGATACGCTAATCATTCACTCCATGCTGCGGTGCAATATATCCATATGTTCAGTCGCTTAGCAGGAGAGCGATCCCGCCTTCGGGACGAATCAAAACTGCCCCTTTTAGCGCCAGAAAGGCGTGCAAATCAGCAACAGCCGCCCCACGAAAAACGCACTCAGTGCGGTTGTTCCGGGACTAGTCCCCAGCTGCCCGCTCCGCCTCAGAGCATCGTCTGGCGACAGCTGTTTCGTCCTCAAAGCGACCCGCAATCCGGGATTTACTTCGTCTTCAGGCCTGCCGGGCCACTTTTGGGCGCAAGCTCTCCTGAGTGCGCCTGATCTGCCTCAAGGCCAAATCTCATCGTCATGCCAATCTTCCTGTCAGGAGAGTGTGATGTCGAGTTACGGTTTGGACAGACACACCGGCAGCCACACTGGCCCCACGGCCCAAAATCAATCTCAGCGTGCCCAAGCAAGCACGCACAAAGGATCGCCTGATGAC from Pyruvatibacter sp. HU-CL02332 encodes:
- a CDS encoding DUF1329 domain-containing protein, translated to MKTSGIIAATIAGGVALGASAALAAVPQAQADRLGNDLNPMGGEKAGNGGAIPAWTGGLPTPPPGVTYNAGDRLQNPFSGDAVQYTINSGNMGQYDGVLTEGYKKLLSTYDTYKMNVYQTRRSCAFPEFVYEANKNNAVVSELVGGGNGVGKGIMGSPFPIINSGLEAIWNHTLRYRAFKVTRQFTAAPVTATGDYTLQTVQDEAILQWSDPSKGAAEELDNISIYYIANTTAPARAAGSVILVHETLNRALDARKAWQYSPGTRRVRRAPNIAYDNPGTNSDGLSTSDSFDGYNGAPDRFDWTVKGKSEKIIAYNTYDAETAPYDQYIQARHLNQDNIRYELHRVWTIEANLRAENRHIYSRRVKHMDEDAWQLAQAELYDGRGELWRVQELHTIQRYNVPTCGSGTEVVYDTGNGRYLSLAMQNEEPGVNYFADELNPDRYTPSAIRQLGVR
- a CDS encoding DUF1302 domain-containing protein, yielding MTTRNLRSALLGSAVGVGLLVSGGQAHALSTEFGELKIFFDTTVSVGVQMKTKDARSAFLTEFNGGNFDPREASTIGVTTLVPTGTANLFGFPASVAPVTSTNNGALGGTVVPFNFDDSPNTDDRFLNFGAGDLTSANIKANHDFQATWRNFTLFARATEFYDAVLDNDSSYNRFGIDDNNKEEVGRDIRLLDLYLSADFDLGSLPVNFRAGKQVISWGEGTFIFNGINAVNPVDVSAFRRPGVEIKEGLIPVWALYGSVGLPFDLSLEAFYQLDWEPFQLDPAGTPFAGSDVANANSSIGGNQGVGFYSGSLRSGPNLRNCDNTTNATRNLAAALGQAARYAQLVGTGCSTASSQHYLTNLPTDGSAQTILLNGYTSASTGTNIVDDVSNVHALEGTTRGRDINAKDEGQFGVALRWYSEALNSTEFGFYYMKYHSRLPIAQVKPDGIAQVETSIQAPGSTGTAIASGAQACGALLGAGNRDFADTSLANGGFLEGVNVADPNASAAAMASTAAAVYGALGNATAVADLAGITAGQSTVNMRQVALIKCGIFIGTSTTIAIPGLGNIPIAPDGVENIGVTQNLSTTLIYPEDIELWGISFNTTVGDWGVQGEVSYRPNQPLQVDTTQQTISAAGAQCVGAITFGDVLRTAISPLSTEPGTQPLATDLTGCKPENFGRTPTAFVREEVFTFQIGTTATYTNSNPLIEFLGADIGILVTEFGVVHVPGVPDESPGTQAAGAVVEFNRLAPVCRSGTDLPLGAILNLDTRQGCRPTETSYGGILLTRLDYNNAFGTAWTLSPQLVYRHDLEGFTPAPLGNFVEDRRSIGISVTANLQSTWRVGLSYTDFMGSETYQNNLDDDFVSLTASYSF
- a CDS encoding YCF48-related protein, with the translated sequence MSTLRTALKGGVAALVLAGVASVPAQAVPSVDPAEAAVIRELETKGYATPSNLASKTLLVAAADLGERIVAVGQFGHIVISDDDGATWRQAASVPTQALLTSVYFADDKVGYAVGHDAVIIKTEDGGENWELKYDDAEAEMPLFSVRFADANTGVAVGAFSTALSTTDGGETWNLQSVIPDPPPPLEGLEYEPHLNALFEGPDGSMFIAAETGFVFRSLDSGANWEPIKTPYFGSFWGGMTLDDGNILIFGMRGNVWRSEDQGTTWAQVDTGSKKSFGGGMQMDNGAIVLAGLNGGVAYSTDGGNTFEVVDRPDRKGYSAVVDGPDGSVLIFGEPGVVKHPDTAEGFRSGS